One part of the Salinivirga cyanobacteriivorans genome encodes these proteins:
- a CDS encoding 4Fe-4S dicluster domain-containing protein, with amino-acid sequence MYLTTLVNLIIAIVVFVISITAMIISAYEKETKASIWSLIFALSLPIPFLLPAFIPAVAGSVYPVSIIIITSLVLLAFLYNPKQKKFAPVKPAMQHDERETMFSRRELEPGSKRYQDYYTTHPEHHDPDKKWRQKPGLLNSDSLFYHPVSFAAAEASFETIGKLGPFIDGPVKKIQQKLSAKDLTHFIKKWMLKQGIADIGVAEMQPYHYYHTKGRGSAYNQAITPQHKYGVALTVEMDESMINAAPKGSAVMESAEKYLKSGVPAVQLATFLREMGYDAKAHIDGNYELICPLVARDAALGEIGRMGLLMTPGQGPRVRIAVVTTNAPLVLSKPASIAYSMNEFCTYCKKCAAVCPGQAISFDERKMNDGILRWKINSESCFTYWQTAGTDCGRCMAVCPYAHANNLLHNAVRSGIRYSKLFRRVAVILDDLFYGKRPVSKSMPNWIPQAKS; translated from the coding sequence ATGTATTTAACCACCCTTGTAAACCTCATTATTGCTATAGTTGTTTTTGTTATCTCAATAACAGCCATGATAATTTCTGCATATGAAAAAGAAACAAAAGCGTCTATCTGGAGTTTGATATTTGCACTCAGCCTGCCCATTCCTTTTTTGTTGCCGGCATTTATTCCTGCTGTGGCCGGTTCAGTTTATCCTGTTTCCATCATAATAATAACTTCATTAGTACTACTGGCATTTCTTTATAATCCTAAACAAAAGAAATTTGCTCCTGTAAAGCCAGCGATGCAGCATGACGAACGAGAGACCATGTTCTCAAGACGGGAACTGGAGCCTGGAAGTAAAAGGTATCAAGATTATTATACAACCCACCCTGAACATCATGATCCCGATAAAAAATGGAGACAAAAACCGGGCTTATTGAACTCTGATTCCTTGTTTTACCACCCTGTTAGTTTTGCAGCAGCAGAAGCTTCTTTTGAAACCATAGGCAAACTGGGACCCTTTATTGACGGACCTGTCAAAAAGATTCAACAAAAATTATCAGCTAAAGATTTAACTCACTTTATAAAAAAGTGGATGCTCAAACAAGGCATTGCAGATATAGGAGTTGCTGAAATGCAGCCCTATCATTATTACCATACAAAAGGTCGCGGCAGTGCCTACAATCAGGCTATCACACCTCAACACAAATATGGAGTAGCCCTCACAGTGGAAATGGATGAATCCATGATTAATGCAGCACCTAAAGGTTCGGCGGTGATGGAATCGGCCGAAAAGTACCTCAAATCAGGAGTTCCGGCTGTGCAACTTGCTACATTCCTGCGCGAGATGGGTTATGATGCTAAAGCCCATATCGACGGTAATTATGAATTAATATGCCCGCTCGTTGCCCGCGATGCAGCATTGGGCGAAATAGGCCGAATGGGTTTATTAATGACTCCCGGGCAAGGCCCCAGGGTACGTATTGCCGTGGTTACCACTAATGCGCCTCTCGTATTGAGTAAGCCTGCATCAATTGCTTACAGCATGAATGAGTTTTGTACTTATTGTAAAAAATGTGCAGCAGTATGTCCAGGTCAGGCTATATCATTTGATGAGCGCAAAATGAATGATGGTATTTTGAGGTGGAAAATAAACTCTGAAAGCTGCTTTACTTATTGGCAAACCGCCGGTACCGATTGTGGCCGTTGCATGGCAGTATGTCCGTATGCCCATGCCAATAACCTCTTGCATAA
- a CDS encoding DUF6962 family protein: protein MALNQPAIEILGLQINEPVTVATDLLVAGVCLYAFIKLLQLPYRSKLKTYLLWYFMLMAIATTIGGLIGHAFLWYFTASWENPDWVNNIIEQIAFLESHEPAYAWKLPGWIVSMLSIMFVERAAIEQVRPIVKRGVGSTFKIVNLVELFLFMAITLATLNFRYVEIHSGYGLMFVVLSLQGYAYIRTKDEGSKLFLYGVAVAAVAALFYMNEVGISKWFNHFDISHTLMAVSAYIFYRGAVKMLEKNHNRLLFS, encoded by the coding sequence ATGGCGTTAAATCAACCAGCAATTGAAATTTTGGGTTTACAAATTAATGAACCTGTTACTGTAGCCACAGACCTATTGGTAGCCGGTGTTTGTTTATATGCTTTTATTAAATTATTGCAGTTACCCTACCGTAGCAAACTAAAAACCTATCTTTTATGGTATTTTATGCTCATGGCTATTGCAACAACAATTGGAGGGTTGATAGGCCACGCTTTTTTGTGGTACTTTACAGCTAGTTGGGAGAACCCCGACTGGGTAAATAACATTATAGAACAAATTGCCTTTTTGGAATCACATGAACCAGCTTACGCATGGAAGCTGCCCGGGTGGATTGTAAGTATGTTATCCATTATGTTTGTTGAACGTGCAGCAATCGAACAGGTCCGTCCAATTGTGAAACGGGGGGTTGGCAGCACATTCAAAATTGTTAACCTTGTTGAGCTCTTCCTTTTTATGGCCATTACCCTGGCTACGCTTAATTTTCGTTATGTGGAAATTCACTCAGGTTATGGATTAATGTTCGTAGTGCTTAGCTTGCAAGGTTATGCCTACATCAGAACCAAAGACGAAGGTAGTAAGCTTTTTCTGTATGGTGTTGCAGTAGCTGCAGTGGCTGCCCTGTTTTATATGAATGAAGTTGGAATCAGCAAATGGTTCAATCATTTCGATATCAGTCATACTTTAATGGCTGTTAGTGCCTATATATTTTACAGGGGTGCAGTAAAAATGTTAGAGAAAAATCACAATAGGCTGCTATTCAGTTAA
- a CDS encoding SpoIID/LytB domain-containing protein, translating to MIRKFIFFIIIISIFQNLKSQDIRIGLYHKFDVKTLVFKPLKGAYYLENDKGFKEKIRGNDVIYITLVGDQISVWGIEKHMGLSQKIAISPKRENSMYSLEPAFPALKKRRYEGKLEIAIHPEDKLTIINQVAFEKYVASVVEAESGTRAKHEYYKSQAIISRTYALNHIDRHENENFNLCDDVHCQVYKGIQTRNKTIHSAVSTTKGLVITDENRQLITAAFHSNSGGFTINSEDVWSAAMPYLRGKKDPYWADQHNSHWTDTILLSDWVDFMEHIGIQLPDKYDPNTIFSFNQSVRVRNMTVAGQLVPLKHVRNKFKLRSTFFSIYPENDKLIVKGRGYGHGVGLSQEGAMQMARMGKSYEEIIEFYYHNVELMNIDSTTYLTRLLSQ from the coding sequence ATGATCAGAAAATTTATATTTTTCATAATTATTATATCTATTTTTCAAAATTTAAAAAGCCAGGACATTCGCATAGGGCTTTACCACAAATTTGATGTAAAAACACTCGTATTTAAACCTTTAAAAGGTGCTTATTACCTGGAAAACGATAAGGGATTTAAAGAAAAAATCAGAGGAAACGATGTCATTTACATCACCCTGGTTGGAGATCAAATTAGTGTGTGGGGTATTGAAAAGCATATGGGGTTATCACAGAAAATAGCCATAAGCCCCAAACGCGAAAACAGCATGTATAGTCTCGAGCCCGCCTTTCCAGCACTTAAAAAACGGCGTTACGAGGGTAAATTAGAAATTGCCATTCATCCTGAAGATAAGCTTACAATTATAAACCAGGTTGCTTTTGAAAAATACGTGGCCTCGGTAGTAGAAGCAGAAAGTGGTACAAGGGCCAAACATGAGTACTATAAATCGCAGGCCATCATTAGCCGCACTTATGCCCTGAATCATATCGACAGACACGAAAACGAAAATTTCAACCTGTGTGACGATGTGCATTGCCAGGTATATAAAGGCATACAAACCCGAAATAAAACCATCCACAGTGCGGTATCCACTACAAAAGGCTTAGTCATTACAGATGAAAACAGGCAACTCATTACGGCCGCATTTCATTCAAACAGTGGCGGTTTTACAATTAATTCTGAGGATGTATGGAGTGCTGCTATGCCCTACCTCAGGGGTAAAAAAGATCCCTATTGGGCCGATCAGCATAACTCACACTGGACCGATACCATTTTGCTATCTGACTGGGTAGACTTCATGGAGCATATTGGCATTCAACTACCTGATAAATATGATCCAAATACAATTTTCAGTTTCAACCAATCGGTTCGTGTACGAAACATGACAGTAGCAGGGCAACTTGTACCCTTAAAACACGTGCGAAATAAGTTTAAACTCAGGTCTACATTCTTTTCCATTTACCCGGAAAACGATAAACTCATCGTAAAAGGAAGGGGATACGGGCACGGAGTGGGTCTCTCACAAGAGGGAGCCATGCAAATGGCACGCATGGGAAAATCATACGAAGAAATCATAGAATTTTATTACCATAATGTCGAATTAATGAACATTGATTCTACAACATACCTCACACGACTACTTAGTCAGTAA
- the lpxB gene encoding lipid-A-disaccharide synthase: MKYYIIAGEASGDLHGANLIKGIRANDPEAQVRAWGGDKMQENGADLVKHYKETAVMGYASVIKSLGKIRKNLKLCKQDIADYNPDVVIFIDYPGFNLRIAKYAKKNGYRTFYYIAPKIWAWKTYRIKAIKKYVDRLYSILPFEVDFYKSYNYPIEYVGNPLLDAIDAQLNRGELLDDFLKRHDLPHKPIIGLLPGSRRQEIKGLLPMMLRLKSHFPEYQFLISAAPGISEDYYAQFMDDDKNNNLIHNDTYQMVKHADACIVASGTAALETALIGTPQVAVYKVGGGILAHAVGRLVIKVKWATLVNLIMQKEIIKELLQKDFTFAKLKKELKAILPNGEKRANLLNQYQELYTKMGNTGASARAAESMVKRLKEDLK, translated from the coding sequence ATGAAATACTACATAATAGCAGGCGAAGCATCTGGTGACCTACACGGAGCAAATCTTATAAAAGGTATTCGTGCAAATGACCCAGAGGCTCAGGTAAGGGCCTGGGGTGGTGATAAAATGCAGGAAAATGGCGCCGACCTGGTGAAGCATTACAAAGAAACAGCTGTAATGGGGTATGCAAGTGTGATTAAAAGCCTGGGGAAAATCCGTAAGAATTTAAAGCTATGCAAACAGGATATTGCTGATTATAACCCCGATGTTGTAATATTCATTGACTACCCCGGATTTAACTTACGCATAGCCAAATACGCCAAGAAAAACGGATACAGAACTTTTTACTATATCGCTCCAAAAATCTGGGCATGGAAAACTTATCGCATTAAAGCCATTAAAAAATATGTGGACCGGTTATATAGTATTCTACCTTTTGAAGTCGATTTTTACAAATCATACAACTACCCGATTGAATATGTGGGCAATCCTTTACTAGATGCCATTGATGCGCAACTTAACCGTGGTGAGTTACTGGACGATTTTCTGAAAAGACACGATTTACCACACAAACCAATAATTGGTTTATTACCCGGAAGCAGAAGGCAGGAGATTAAAGGTTTACTTCCAATGATGCTGCGCTTAAAGTCACATTTCCCTGAATATCAATTTTTAATTTCAGCAGCTCCGGGTATCAGCGAAGATTACTATGCGCAATTCATGGATGATGACAAAAACAACAACCTCATACACAACGACACTTATCAAATGGTGAAACATGCCGATGCATGCATTGTGGCATCAGGAACGGCAGCACTGGAAACAGCCCTGATCGGTACTCCACAGGTTGCAGTTTACAAGGTTGGGGGTGGCATTCTTGCTCATGCGGTAGGTAGGTTAGTGATCAAAGTTAAATGGGCAACGCTGGTAAACCTCATCATGCAAAAAGAGATTATTAAAGAGTTGCTTCAAAAAGATTTTACATTTGCGAAGCTCAAAAAAGAGTTAAAGGCCATATTACCCAATGGAGAGAAACGAGCCAATTTATTAAATCAATACCAGGAACTATACACAAAAATGGGAAATACCGGCGCATCAGCAAGAGCTGCAGAGTCAATGGTTAAACGCTTAAAAGAAGATCTGAAATGA